A region from the Benincasa hispida cultivar B227 chromosome 12, ASM972705v1, whole genome shotgun sequence genome encodes:
- the LOC120068207 gene encoding cucurbitadienol 11-hydroxylase-like: MDQSESVMWTPELAIAAAVVVVIGVTQYLIYRWRNPKCNGVLPPGSMGFPLIGETIQFLSPGHTLDLLPFIKKRVHKYGPIFRTSLVGRPIVVTADPEINSFIYSQEGKTVELWYLDSISKVFKQDGEARTTAGGGVHKYLRTITLNHFGSESIKAKLLADIQRYVNKVIGHWSSQPSVEVQRQIMAMLYDFNAGILFGYDPEKSNEKISESLITLAYGFMAIPLNIPGTQYNKCLKAQKKLVNTFKALVKERRQASVATVAARGDFLDQALRDIEIEQFLTEEFVVNLLFGISFASGSISTSLILMFKLLAENPSVLEELTAEHNEFLKQRKDPESPITWEEYKSMKFTLQVIYETLRLTNAMPFLLRRTIKDLNIKGYTIPAGWTIMVTNSALHLNPRTHKDPLDFNPWRWKDQDQYSISKNLQPFGGGTRQCAGADYTRVFMAIFLHVLVTKYSWKKVKGGDISRSPVLKFGDGIHVSFSAKA, encoded by the exons ATGGATCAGTCTGAATCAGTAATGTGGACGCCGGAATTAGCCATCGCCGCCGCCGTGGTGGTGGTTATTGGTGTGACGCAGTACTTGATATACAGGTGGAGGAATCCTAAATGCAATGGAGTTCTTCCTCCGGGCTCCATGGGCTTCCCTCTCATTGGAGAGACTATTCAGTTTCTTTCCCCCGGTCACACTCTCGACCTTCTTCCCTTCATCAAGAAAAGAGTCCACAA ATATGGACCCATATTCCGGACGAGCCTGGTGGGTCGACCCATTGTGGTGACGGCTGACCCTGAAATCAACAGCTTCATTTACTCCCAAGAAGGAAAGACGGTGGAGCTGTGGTATCTGGACTCCATCTCCAAGGTGTTCAAACAAGACGGCGAGGCTCGGACCACAGCCGGTGGGGGCGTCCATAAGTACCTCCGAACCATCACTTTAAACCACTTCGGTTCCGAAAGCATCAAGGCGAAGCTACTGGCTGATATCCAGCGATACGTTAATAAAGTTATCGGTCACTGGTCTAGCCAGCCCTCCGTTGAAGTACAACGCCAAATTATGGCC ATGCTATACGATTTCAACGCAGGTATATTGTTCGGATATGACCCCGAAAAGTCCAATGAGAAAATAAGCGAGAGTTTAATCACTTTAGCATATGGGTTCATGGCCATCCCATTGAACATCCCAGGAACCCAGTACAACAAGTGTCTCAAGGCACAAAAGAAGCTGGTCAACACGTTCAAGGCTCTCGTCAAGGAGAGGCGCCAAGCCTCGGTTGCCACCGTCGCTGCTCGTGGAGATTTTCTCGATCAAGCTCTCCGTGATATCGAAATTGAACAATTTCTCACTGAAGAGTTCGTTGTCAATTTGTTGTTTGGTATTTCATTTGCAAGTGGCTCCATTTCCACATCTCTTATCTTGATGTTCAAGTTACTGGCAGAAAATCCATCGGTCCTGGAGGAGTTGACC GCTGAGCACAATGAATTTTTGAAACAAAGAAAAGATCCAGAATCTCCAATCACGTGGGAGGAATACAAATCGATGAAATTTACGCTTCAA GTTATATATGAAACTTTGAGATTAACAAATGCAATGCCTTTTCTGTTGCGGAGAACGATAAAAGACTTGAACATCAAAG GATATACAATTCCAGCTGGATGGACGATAATGGTTACCAACTCAGCTCTCCACTTGAACCCTAGAACCCATAAGGATCCATTGGACTTCAACCCATGGCGTTGGAAg GACCAAGACCAATATTCGATTTCAAAGAACTTGCAACCATTTGGAGGCGGAACTCGGCAATGCGCCGGAGCGGATTACACCAGGGTTTTCATGGCCATTTTCCTCCATGTTCTTGTCACCAAGTATAG TTGGAAAAAGGTGAAGGGAGGAGACATTTCTCGAAGTCCTGTTCTCAAATTTGGAGATGGCATTCATGTCAGCTTCTCAGCAAAAGCTTAA